The Pirellulales bacterium genomic interval GCCTTCCTGTTTCATCTTGGCGATTTGGTCTACAGCTTCGGCGAATCTGAGTACTACTGGGATCAGTTTTACGACGCGTTTCGCAACTATCCCGCGCCGATTTTGGCAATCCCCGGCAATCACGACTCGTTTGTTGTGCCAGATCGTAAGGGGGATACGCCGCTCACGGTGTTTCAGCGCAACTTCTGCGCGGAAAAACCCGTCCGCACTCCCGAAGCGCGCTCGTTGCATCGCACCGCCATGACGCAGCCGGGAGTGTATTACGCCTTCGATGCGCCATTCGTCCGCATCATCGCGCTGTTCAGCAACGCCCTGGAAGACCCGGGCGTCATCTCGAGCGAGGATGGGCATTGGCCTGACGTGACGGACGTTCAGCTCGAATTCCTGCGTAAGCAGCTCGAACGCGCAAAGTCCGAAAAATATGCCGGAGCCCTGCTCCTGGCGATGCACCACCCGCCGTTCAGTTATTCGCCCCCCCGCAGCGCCGGCCATTCAGGAGGAAACCATAGCGGAAATTCGACCATGTTGCGGCAGATCGACCAGATCGCCAAGGATGTCGGAATCTACCCGCACGCGGTCCTGTCGGGCCACGCCCACAACTACCAGCGCTATACGCGGACCGTCGAAGGTTTCAGTGCTGAGGGATATGACGTGCCGTTCATTATTTGCGGTAACGGCGGTCACCACGTCAATAAACTGGTGCAATCGCATCGCGGCCAACCATCATCCGAGCCGCAATACGGCACGGACGTCTCGTACCTTGATCATCAGCGAGTGGTAGATGGCCAAGGGCTGCTGCTGGAAAAGTACGATGACGAAGATTTCGGCTACCTCCGCATTTCGGTGGACAACCAACAACTGCGAATCGCCTATCACGCCGTCACCGACGGCAGCTTGCTGCAATCGCGATTCGACCTGGTAACGATCGACCTCGCGTCGCACACGATGGTGGCGAACTAAAAAGGATGAGCTCCGCGCGCCCCGCAGCGCACACCGAAGATTTTCCCGACACTCACGGCGCCGTTAAAGCCTCTCCCCCGCGAGCCTTGCGGGAGAGAGGCCAGGGTGAAGAGGATTACACCGCGCCGGCGAACGCCGCTGCGAATTTGTCAGCCCTAGCGGAATGCTTCCCGACGCGTCTGATACCTCACAGACGGCGACGAACGATGACGCATCCCCACACAAGCGCGACCAAGCCTGCCGCGATCCCGGCGAGGATTAGCAGTGCTCGGCGCTGAGCTTCCTCGTAGGGATTGCCTCGTTCGTCACGCCGTTCATTCGCCAATTGCTTCTGGGCTTCCTCAATGGTGCCTTCCAGCGAGTCGTAATACTTCGTGGCAAAAGCTTGATCGACGTCCACGCCCGCGGCAATCCAGCGCCGCTCGTCCGCGGCGATCCGGTCGAAGTACGCTTTTCCCTCGGCCAGTTCACGGTCAAGCTCGGCGGATAATTTCTGAAGATCGGTATCCGGCCAAGGGCTTTCGTCCGCGTGCTTTTTCCGATGTCTGATGTAGTCCTGATGCCCCTCCACCATATGCGCCGCGGCTTTGTGGAACTCGACTTTAGTGCCCTCGTCGCTCGACAATTGAGCGACCCGATAATAAGCGCGCGCGGCCAGCTGCAAGGCGTCGTCGCCGTACGTGGGCCAGGCGATCAATAAGTCGCCCAAGACCTCGAGTAGTAGTGGCGAGTCGTAGTTCGCAAAGTGCATCATGCCCAATACGCCTTTTTGTGCGGCCGCTAACTCTGCTTTGAGCTCGTCCGCATATGTCACATCGTCACCATCCGACAGGCGACCGGTAAACCCTCGCTTCGCCAGAACGAAGTTGGCAAAGCCGTAGAAGTCCCCTTTCGGGCGAATAACGAGAGTCGATTCGGACGCAGGGTGGGGCGACTTTCTTTTAGTAAGAAAATACTCGGCCACCAATGACTGATATTTCTCACGCCCGAAATGGGCATCCGGATTGATGACGATGGCCCGGTCGATGTATTCCTTGCCGACTTTCAGATCGCCGGCCAGCATGTAGATCGTGCCCAGATTTGCCAGCGTCTCGTAACGATCCGGATGCGCTGCCAAAGCCTGTTCCAGTAGAGTAATCGCCTCGGCATTTCGGCCGAGCTTGGAATACGCTACCGAAAGATCATCCGCCAATGCCGGATCTTCCGCCGGGCTGCGCATTCGCTTCGTGCGGTCTTGAATCCGCCATTCGTAATAGGCAGGGCTGTGCCGGACGAATTTGCCGGTGATCGTTTCCAGCGTGCCGGGAAAACGCCGACGCTCCATCTGCAGCGTATCCCAATCCCAAAGACACGCCTGCGCCGTCGACGTGATGAGAAGAAAGAAAAGTCCTGCGAGCAACCGGCCAACGCGCAGAGATCGACACAAATCGCGGATATGCACTTGAGCGGCCTCCCCTGTCCTCTTGCATTCTATTTGCGTCAGCCACGCTTTACACCAGGAGCGCCGCCGCAAATGTTGTTTCGCTAGCGACGAGTATGCGTCTACACCGGCCGACACGGGACGAGAGTGTGTAGTCATGTGCATTACACCTCAGCGTACCGGCGGTTGGCCGGCGTTCTTCTCGCGCAGGAATTCCGTGGGATCGCGCCACCCCTTCGTCGAAAGCCCGTACCCGATGATCGCGAAATTCGGATTCTGGATTCTGTGCAGGACGGTTGCCGGCAAGAAATGCTTGCCGTCCCGCGTCGTAACTTCGAACATCTGCCCCGCAAGTTGAACTTTCTCCGGCAGCTCCCGATCCGCGGTGATCTCGATTTCTGTGTCGCCTAACTTGACAGCGCGAATGGGCAAGCTTTCGCCTTGGAATTGAATCGACAGCAGCTTATCTCCCTCCTCGAAACGTCGGCCTTCGCGAATGCCGAAGTGCAGATGCGGCTTATAACCTCCGTTTTCTATTCCCGCGCGACCGACCGTGCCGATTGCCTGCCCGCCGCGAACGGCGGCCCCCTCTTGGACGAGTCGCTTTTGCGACAAATGCCCGTAGACCGAGGTCATAATCGATCCGTCGGCCAGACGATGCTCGATGACAATCAGATTGCCCCAGTCCGACGCGCCGCGTGCGCTGCGGGCCGGATCCCGTTGCTTCGGCTTCTTCGTGCGATCGGGACCTTCCGAGATGCGCACGACGCCGTTGGCCATGGCAAACACCGGCTCTCCCGGGCGAAGCCACGCCACGTCGGCCCCCAGATGCAGCAGGTTCTGGCCTTCGCCCTTCATCACAACGGGCAGGCCGTAGCCGCCGTTGGGCATGTGCTGGGTCAGCACGCCGTCGGTCTCGATCACCGTCTCGACGACATCCTCCGCATAAGATCGCACAGGCAGGAAAAAGGCGTCGGCCACGGGATAGTCGAGTACATAACGACTTCTATCCTTAGGTTCCTCCGCGCGAGCCGAGATCGCAGATACCTGCGCGAGCATCAGCAGGATCAGCGGTAGATTCGCGGCCCGCCTTCGGGGGTTTGGCGCGCACACTCCGCCCATCGTCGTATCCCCTTCGATGGAAACCACCAAGAAAGGAACCGGCGGCAGAAGGGGCCTCTCCTCTCTGCCACAACGGATCATACCGGCGGCCGACATCGTGCAGCAAGCAATAACTGCGCGGACGACGAATACCGCTAAGGGTGAAGCATCGCGCGACCAACTAACCGCAAGATAAGAGCGACCGCGCTTCGCCACTATTAATCCGCCACGGCCACGCTCCCGTGAACTAAATCGTCGGCCAGATAAAGTGCGGACGCATATACGCCATCGTCCGTCTCGGCGCGTACCTCCTCGCCTTCACCCACCGACGGTGATGGCAGCCAAGGCGCATTACGTATCCTGCTGACGAATTCCTCGACCTGCTTTGGTTCGACTTGCTCCGTGCTTTGTTCAGCGACCAGAGAATCAAGCAGTACACCTGATAAAAGGCGTTCCCAAACCTTGTGGCACGTTGTCGGTTTATCGAACATGTCAACGGCAACGAGCTTATTACCCAGGGCGATAGCGACACCAGTCGCTCCAGGAACATAGGCAAAGCGCTTTTGCAGTTCAGCCAACTTGCCTTTGCGGGCCTCGAAGATATCCTCCATCGCTGCGGTGCCGGACGTGACGTCATGTTCTCTGTGGCGAGTGGCAACTTCTTGCCATATTCGACCCTGGTCCGAGGTGTGCCCGGCCCCACGGCTCAGCGAACCGCTAACACTGGCCTTTAGGGCTGAGCGAATTTTGGACGGCGAGTAAGAGTCGCTCGATCCAAAGTGCTTCGATTTGAATCCCCACCGACCTTGCTCGACGCAGGACACAGGAATCGTGGTCTTGCTTTTAGCGGCAACGAGCAAGGAAGTGTTGAGTATTCGGTTTTGCTTGGCACCAACGAGCTGTTCCCCCTCCAGGAATAACACACGATGATCTGAGTCATTGGTGACTGACAGATTCGGAACGGAACCCGCCTCGCTGATCTCTTCGACAACGATTTGTTTTGCTTCGATGGCGTCCGCAGCCAGCACATAATCCACCGGCTTTGTCTCGTCTGAGAACAGCGGGAAGACAACTATTCGGTCATGGCAGATTGGCTCGCCGACGCGGACTTGCGGAAATGCAGTAGGCATGGTTCAACCTCCTCATCGTCAAACGAAGATGCGGGACTGATTCACTCCCCAACGCACTTCGTCCAGCATATAGCTTGAGATGCCCAACATCAAAAGAGCATCACGCTTACGGCGCTGACGAACGGATTGAGAGCGTTCCAGGCTTCCGGCGAGTGGGGGGGCTACAAATCGCGGATCGCGTTTTCCGCGTTGCGAAGAATCGATTTTGATAATTCCGCATCACTCACAACACGCGACATCAGCAAGGCGCCGATCATTGTCGAGGCGGCCACCAAAGCCCGCTTTTTTGCTTCGGCCGGAGTGACATCGTCGAAGCAGGCCGCGAGCATTTCGACAAGCTTCGCAAAACTGTCCGTCGCCACGGCGCGCGTTTTTTTGTCGGCCCGGGCCAGCTCGCTGCCGATCGCCGCGAAGGCGCAGCCCGCTTGTGGATGATCTCGATGCGCGGTCGATAGATATTTTGCGACGATGGCTCGCAGCGCTTCGCGCCGTGGCTTCCCCGTCGCGGCGCCACTAAGTGTCTCGGTGGTCGAGGCCAGCGCCGCGGCGCAAGCCTCGGTGACGAGCTGTTCCTTCGAGTCGAAGTGCCGGTAGAAACCACCATGGGTCAGGCCCGCGGCCCCCATCAATTCGGATAGGCCCGTTGCCACGATCCCCTGCCTGCGAAATTCAGTGGCAGCGGTGCCGACGATCCGCTCGCGCGTCTCGGCAGTTTCTTTTTTCGACTTTCTCATGTTTGATCCTCCCCTCGATCAGGCATCGCGCGGATTGCCGTTGATTCCCCGTTCTAACCCCGTTATAGTTTAGATGATGATCGTACTCTAAACAACCTCATTCGCTTTCATGCCACGAACAATTGCTCGGTCCGGTTGCGATTTTTCAGGACCAACCCCAGGAACCAGTCCTTATGAAACTCGACGAACACCCGACCGTGCAAGATTTCCGCCGCCGCGCGCCGGCCCTTTCTCCTGTGCCGGAGCGGCTGGAC includes:
- a CDS encoding DUF6569 family protein encodes the protein MPTAFPQVRVGEPICHDRIVVFPLFSDETKPVDYVLAADAIEAKQIVVEEISEAGSVPNLSVTNDSDHRVLFLEGEQLVGAKQNRILNTSLLVAAKSKTTIPVSCVEQGRWGFKSKHFGSSDSYSPSKIRSALKASVSGSLSRGAGHTSDQGRIWQEVATRHREHDVTSGTAAMEDIFEARKGKLAELQKRFAYVPGATGVAIALGNKLVAVDMFDKPTTCHKVWERLLSGVLLDSLVAEQSTEQVEPKQVEEFVSRIRNAPWLPSPSVGEGEEVRAETDDGVYASALYLADDLVHGSVAVAD
- a CDS encoding TetR/AcrR family transcriptional regulator; its protein translation is MRKSKKETAETRERIVGTAATEFRRQGIVATGLSELMGAAGLTHGGFYRHFDSKEQLVTEACAAALASTTETLSGAATGKPRREALRAIVAKYLSTAHRDHPQAGCAFAAIGSELARADKKTRAVATDSFAKLVEMLAACFDDVTPAEAKKRALVAASTMIGALLMSRVVSDAELSKSILRNAENAIRDL
- a CDS encoding M23 family metallopeptidase, with translation MVSIEGDTTMGGVCAPNPRRRAANLPLILLMLAQVSAISARAEEPKDRSRYVLDYPVADAFFLPVRSYAEDVVETVIETDGVLTQHMPNGGYGLPVVMKGEGQNLLHLGADVAWLRPGEPVFAMANGVVRISEGPDRTKKPKQRDPARSARGASDWGNLIVIEHRLADGSIMTSVYGHLSQKRLVQEGAAVRGGQAIGTVGRAGIENGGYKPHLHFGIREGRRFEEGDKLLSIQFQGESLPIRAVKLGDTEIEITADRELPEKVQLAGQMFEVTTRDGKHFLPATVLHRIQNPNFAIIGYGLSTKGWRDPTEFLREKNAGQPPVR
- a CDS encoding metallophosphoesterase, whose translation is MVDHGNGGKTASHPVFGEPVFNEATELPNPAGFTTFHTSDTQTYREIQELLKRDVVVVPQSRMASDELYTLAKALGARGADVVREIKSSGRITFHSVGDSGATTKGFYKNEIAVTDQLTTDAHTSQVANRPAFLFHLGDLVYSFGESEYYWDQFYDAFRNYPAPILAIPGNHDSFVVPDRKGDTPLTVFQRNFCAEKPVRTPEARSLHRTAMTQPGVYYAFDAPFVRIIALFSNALEDPGVISSEDGHWPDVTDVQLEFLRKQLERAKSEKYAGALLLAMHHPPFSYSPPRSAGHSGGNHSGNSTMLRQIDQIAKDVGIYPHAVLSGHAHNYQRYTRTVEGFSAEGYDVPFIICGNGGHHVNKLVQSHRGQPSSEPQYGTDVSYLDHQRVVDGQGLLLEKYDDEDFGYLRISVDNQQLRIAYHAVTDGSLLQSRFDLVTIDLASHTMVAN
- a CDS encoding tetratricopeptide repeat protein: MHIRDLCRSLRVGRLLAGLFFLLITSTAQACLWDWDTLQMERRRFPGTLETITGKFVRHSPAYYEWRIQDRTKRMRSPAEDPALADDLSVAYSKLGRNAEAITLLEQALAAHPDRYETLANLGTIYMLAGDLKVGKEYIDRAIVINPDAHFGREKYQSLVAEYFLTKRKSPHPASESTLVIRPKGDFYGFANFVLAKRGFTGRLSDGDDVTYADELKAELAAAQKGVLGMMHFANYDSPLLLEVLGDLLIAWPTYGDDALQLAARAYYRVAQLSSDEGTKVEFHKAAAHMVEGHQDYIRHRKKHADESPWPDTDLQKLSAELDRELAEGKAYFDRIAADERRWIAAGVDVDQAFATKYYDSLEGTIEEAQKQLANERRDERGNPYEEAQRRALLILAGIAAGLVALVWGCVIVRRRL